The following are encoded in a window of Fulvia fulva chromosome 7, complete sequence genomic DNA:
- a CDS encoding Ecp44: protein MLLTNILTTATLFLGLTSAYTQPKQPPSWGALTRPDTTHPVTKGVPFRVTWDYKAPAKTVSLVICRGPPTNCKPDPQPIKGGSRVPASQGYVDWTPACHLPPGKAGTQSGYGMLVIVDETGEFQYSTQFSVLANPSVCAKKAMFKA from the coding sequence ATGCTTCTCACCAACATCCTCACCACCGCCACCCTCTTCCTCGGCCTCACCAGCGCCTACACCCAGCCCAAACAACCTCCAAGCTGGGGCGCCCTCACTCGTCCTGACACAACTCACCCAGTGACCAAAGGCGTTCCCTTCCGCGTCACCTGGGACTACAAAGCCCCAGCCAAGACCGTCAGTCTCGTCATCTGCCGTGGTCCTCCTACCAACTGCAAGCCTGATCCTCAGCCCATCAAGGGTGGTAGTCGCGTGCCTGCCTCGCAAGGCTACGTTGACTGGACCCCGGCTTGCCATCTGCCACCTGGCAAGGCTGGAACTCAGTCGGGCTATGGAATGTTGGTCATTGTTGATGAGACTGGCGAGTTCCAGTACAGCACGCAATTCAGCGTGTTGGCGAATCCGAGTGTTTGCGCGAAGAAGGCTATGTTCAAGGCTTGA